The Rhododendron vialii isolate Sample 1 chromosome 6a, ASM3025357v1 genome includes a window with the following:
- the LOC131328724 gene encoding (-)-germacrene D synthase-like, whose translation MVYANVFNKLKDNEGKFKESLIGDVRGLLSLYEATFFSVHHEDILDEAMEFTTTHLNSTLPNLSNNPLAAQVVHALYQPIHKGLTRLESRHYISFYQKDDSHNKVLLDFAKLDFNLLQKLHQRELSEITSWWKELDVARKLSFARDRVVELYFWTLGVYFEPQYVLSRRILTKMICLVSIIDDIYDASQATIEELVLFNEAIQRLNSRSPS comes from the exons ATGGTTTACGCAAATGTATTCAACAAACTCAAGGACAATGAAGGAAAATTTAAGGAATCCTTGATTGGTGATGTGAGAGGATTATTGAGCTTGTACGAAGCTACATTTTTTAGCGTACATCACGAAGATATACTAGATGAAGCAATGGAATTTACCACCACTCACCTCAATTCTACACTACCGAACTTGAGCAATAATCCACTCGCAGCACAAGTAGTTCATGCTCTATATCAGCCCATCCACAAGGGCTTGACAAGGCTTGAGTCAAGGCATTATATTTCCTTCTATCAAAAAGATGATTCCCACAATAAAGTTCTATTGGATTTTGCAAAATTGGATTTCAACTTATTGCAGAAATTGCACCAGAGGGAGTTAAGCGAAATCACAAG ctgGTGGAAAGAATTGGATGTTGCAAGGAAACTATCATTTGCAAGAGACAGAGTGGTGGAGTTGTACTTTTGGACATTGGGAGTGTACTTTGAGCCTCAATATGTTCTTTCTAGAAGAATTCTAACCAAAATGATTTGTTTGGTTTCGATTATTGATGACATCTATGATGCTAGCCAGGCTACCATCGAAGAACTTGTGCTTTTCAATGAGGCAATTCAAAGGTTAAATTCCCGCTCTCCCTCGTGA